The segment ATGGGTTGTTGAACGTCTCTTAAATCAGGTTTGAGTATTGTCCTAGTTTGTGCACCTGCCTCTTCATTGCTTTTCTGTTCTGTGTTATTCATATTCTTCTGTTCGCAGTTACTCATCGAACTTGATGGTGCTGATCAACGACAAGGTGTCTATGTGATAGGAGCTACAAACAGGTAATCTTCAGCAGTTGATGTTCTACCATTTTACATGTTTATCCTTGAATATATCATTGATACCTGCAGCCCTTTCTGATGTAGGATTGATGTGATAGATGATGCTGTTTTACGGCCTGGTAGATTTGGAAAGAAACATTATGTACCTTTACCTGGTGCAGACGAACGGGTTTCAATATTAAAAGCACATGCTCGTAGCAAGCCTTTCTCAGCTGATGTTGATTTGGATGCACTTGCACGTCGTGCTGAATGCAACAATCTCACTGGTGCTGACCTAGCATCACTGGTAATATTTGTGATATTCCATTGAACAGTTTTCTTTATGTAGCCCAAATGGAGCACTAGTTCTTCAGTTTGCACAATGAATTCAATCTAGCTTTAATCGACAAGATATCTGTACCAAACTAATGTGCTTTTTTCATTAGGTCAATGAAGCAGCCATGGCAGCATTGGAAGAGAGATTGGAATTCCTTGAGAATGGGACATCCTCAATGAGTTCCTCTTGTTTGATTGAGATCTCGCACTTTGAACGTGCTCTATCGAAGATTAAGCCATCAGTATCTGAACAGGTATAGGCAAATGCTAGAATTACTTCCTGATGTCAGTGCTAATTTTTCTGCTTTCCGTTGTGCTTCCATCTCCCTATTTGCCCCTTGATTTTGTTCTCTTTTGCTGCAGCAAATCAAACATTACGAGGCGTTGTCAAAGAGATACTCGTCGAACTGATCCATCACCATCTCTCCACATCTTAGTGTGTATACGAGGACCTTGTGAAAAATGTATTGTCTGTTCCATGTTTGCAAGGAATGTGCACCGTCACCAGCTTACTGTTTCTGAAGTGCTTAATCTCGTGTGAGCTCTTGCGGGAGAATAGATAGATTATAGATATAGAATTCTGTATTTTCTCGCAATCAGTTTTGTTATCACTCATCTGTGTAACAGCCTGGCCTACAGGCAATTTTGTATGACCTCAATCTCATCAAAATACATCATACACGAATGGGTTATAATTCAATCATGCGTGAATGAAAGTGAAATATAGCAAGAAATTGTTTTTCGCTACTAGTATTTGTGGTCCTCAGCTACAGTTGTGTATGAGTTCCATTGGCCTCAGCAGCAGCTTCAGGCTTGGCGATGTCCAGTTTGTCCAATGCCGCCCACAGCTTGGGATCTTCGTAGTCCCTGATGACAAGCGTGGCACCGACGGCGAGAAGCTTGCCCTCCCGGCTCTCCTCAGCAATGGCAACCACGGGCATCCCTGCCGCAACGCCTGCCTGCACGCCGGTGGTGGAGTCCTCAAACACGACGGCGTGCTCCGGCGAGACGCCAAGCAGCTCCAGCGCCCTGAGGTACGGGTCCGGGAAGGGCTTAAATCGCTCGCACTCCTCGGCGGTGACGACGAGCTGGAAGAAGTCAGAGAGGCCGAGGATGGAGATCATGAGGTCGGCGTTAGCCCTGGGCGCGTTGGTGACGGCGGCGCGCTTGAGCCCACGCTCGTCGGCCCAGCGGCAGAGCGCGGTGAGGCCGGCGATCTCCCTGAGCCCCTCGCCGGCGTACCGGGCGAAGAGCGCCTCTTTCTCGGCGAAGAAGGCGTCGAGCCGCGCCTGGTCCCAGTCCGGGAACAGGAAGCGGCCGATCTGGTCGTTGCTCCGGCCGGCCATGTGCGCCATGCCGAACTCCGGCGTGATGGGAACGCCGTTGTTGTAGCCTACCTTGAGGAGCATCTCCGACGTGGCGCGGTGGTGGAACGGGTCCGAGATGGCCATGGTGCCGTCGATGTCGAAGAGCACCGCTTCCAGGGGAGCCACTCTGCCGATCCCACTGCTGCAACCACGCACAGAGACAGAGGGATCAACTGGGATGGCCATGGTTGCAGAGAACTTTGTTTGGATTGAAATGAAATCTTGGCAGTCAGTCTCTAGGGGAAATAGATAGAAGTGAATGAAATCATGCAGAAAATACTCTAGATGATGATGGTTGTGAGCAGGATTACCTTTCCATGGCAGGTTGCTGCTGGATGCCAAACTGgggcttttttatttttatttttatttttttttatctgtGGTCAGTGCTGAAGTGCTGATGCTGCCTGGACATTTTATAAGGAGAAGATTGAAGACTGGGGGGTTTGGTTGGTGAGGATTCGGTCGTTCAGTTGGCGCGGTTGGTGGCTGCTACTCCTCATCTCATGTTCCACACCTTTTTCTTCCTTTTGAGTTTTGACCTGTGGCTGCCTTTCAAAACGGCGTTCAAATTATTTGCTATCTTTTGGCATCTCTGACTCAAGTTTACGAGCCACAACAAAATTCTGCATAGCCCCAGAAACTACTTTCAACACGGTTTCCATATCACAGTTagagttttaaaaaaaattttaaaaaaacgaTGAATTTGACAATCAGCATGGCGCATTTCAACACATTTTCCCAGAGAGAGGGAGTTTCCATCTCATCTTTCTTTCAGATTAAAGACTACTCAAACACAGCTGAAGCTGATGGATAAGTCTCTGTTGGCTGGTGGTTGTGGGCTGCAGTAGGCAGCACATGGTCCTTGTGTAGGACAGCATCCTTGACTGCTTTTAGGACAGCAGTTAGCATCTGTAGGACAGCATCTTGACTGCTTTTAGGACAGCAGTTAGCATCTGTAGGACAGCATCTTAGACTAGCATCTTAGACTAGCATCTTGGCATATGCTGGCTGGTTAGCAGCTCTATAAATATGTATCCCCAACCCCTCAGGTTGGTATAGCATTGTGTGAGAAATAAACCCAGAAAATTGCCCCAACTCAGTGTGCTATCCTCTCAATGAGAGTAAGGATCCTGCTCACTCCTAGAGCAAGGATCCAGCGActaacaagtggtatcagagctgtaGTATCCTGTAGCCTAAGCATTTCCTGCTCAATCCCTTCTCCA is part of the Sorghum bicolor cultivar BTx623 chromosome 10, Sorghum_bicolor_NCBIv3, whole genome shotgun sequence genome and harbors:
- the LOC8067907 gene encoding haloacid dehalogenase-like hydrolase domain-containing protein Sgpp isoform X2; this translates as MESGIGRVAPLEAVLFDIDGTMAISDPFHHRATSEMLLKVGYNNGVPITPEFGMAHMAGRSNDQIGRFLFPDWDQARLDAFFAEKEALFARYAGEGLREIAGLTALCRWADERGLKRAAVTNAPRANADLMISILGLSDFFQLVVTAEECERFKPFPDPYLRALELLGVSPEHAVVFEDSTTGVQAGVAAGMPVVAIAEESREGKLLAVGATLVIRDYEDPKLWAALDKLDIAKPEAAAEANGTHTQL
- the LOC8067907 gene encoding haloacid dehalogenase-like hydrolase domain-containing protein Sgpp isoform X1 yields the protein MESSGIGRVAPLEAVLFDIDGTMAISDPFHHRATSEMLLKVGYNNGVPITPEFGMAHMAGRSNDQIGRFLFPDWDQARLDAFFAEKEALFARYAGEGLREIAGLTALCRWADERGLKRAAVTNAPRANADLMISILGLSDFFQLVVTAEECERFKPFPDPYLRALELLGVSPEHAVVFEDSTTGVQAGVAAGMPVVAIAEESREGKLLAVGATLVIRDYEDPKLWAALDKLDIAKPEAAAEANGTHTQL